The following DNA comes from Megachile rotundata isolate GNS110a chromosome 9, iyMegRotu1, whole genome shotgun sequence.
ATACGAAAAAGAAATTGGTCTTCATCCAACTTTTGAACAAATGCAAGTGTTAGTTTCTCGTAATAAAGCAAGGCCATTATTGGAGGGTAATTTAGTAGACAGACCTGGAGTACGACTTATTAAAGAAACTATGGAAGACTGTTGGGATGCAGATGCGGAAGCTCGATTAACTGCTTTATGTATAAAAGAACGTCTTTCGGAGCTACAGTCTCATCGTGGTAAATATCagtacataattataatataacaaactATTATTACAATTTGCAAGAAAAATACTTTACAAAACTTTTAGTGCCTTCAACTACAAACAGCCTTTACAGTGAATCTTCGCATCACGATAATGTTCACGCCATTCAACAAACATCCCATACAATACAAGACAACTCGAGCAACGAAGGTGGCtttgttgaaaatttagtaacacTATCGCCTTCTGAAAGCATTGTCCATGAGCATAGCTGTAAGTATTTTATCATTATCGCGTAATTGATTCAGATAATGGTGTATAATTTATCTTTatattttagttaaaaattcaaatgaGGTAGCAATGTATAACCATACGCAAGCACTTCAACCTTACCAAGGTCGAAATCCTTGTATGGAAAGAAATTTAATGTTACAATCAGATtcctttgaagatttaggatgTAATGGTAATGTGCTTGTTGATAAGTCTATGAAACATGCATGCAACGATCAATACAAAATTGTGTCAGAAGCGCAGGGACTTGTTTCTCATGATTATTTAAGTCAACATACAACTCAATTGACGCAGTTAAGACCGGCCACACCTATACCGTATGTTCAAAACGTTATTTCGGATGATGGCACATCGTCGTATGGTAAACGGAAACAAACGAATATGCATGAGATTTGTACACAAGAAAGCCCTAGGAAAAAATTATTTGGCTGGtctaattttaaaaaactaCTGGTTAATAAGAAAATGTATCCATACAATAAGTATCAAATAGATCGAGAAGATTCTAAGTCTAATTTATTGACAAAACAGAATGTACAGATCAAAACTGTGGAAACTAACGTAACGATATCTCCAGGGGGAAAGTATGTAAACGGTATTATCAATAAGGCACCTACTTTTTCCTCTCCGTTAGACAAGAACGATAAGAATGCTATACAAATTGGAAAACAAAACTTCGATAACGAAAGTAATGCAAATTCTAGACCATCCACTTTGCctcttgtaaatttgaaaaatgaaaaaagtaagAATATTAGTAGACAGGAAAGTATTGACAAATTCAACGAAGTTTTTAACGTTGGATCTAATGTGAATATATTAAAAGATCCTCACATGAGAATAAAGACACCAGGAGATTTGCCACCTTCTGTGAGAAAGGTTCGTGGCCGTGGACAATCAACTGCTAGATTTTCTCTGTACGATGATCGAATGATGTGCAATATTTTAAGTGAAGAAGACGATAGAAATGATAAGACTATTTGGAATTCAGTACCACTTGGTATGGATCTCGGAGACAGCGATGACAAACATTCGCCAGATAAATTTAGTACCAAAAACGTTACTTGCTTTTAatcgaaaataatattaatatatttgtaaaagttTTTAGAAataagcataaatatggctGTAGTATAACTTCAGCTTCAATATATACGTATGtacagaagaaaatataaagacAGATTTTATActcttaaaaaaaattcattatgAAAATTCAATTACTAAAAGAAACAACATTGAAGAACAAGGAAACAGAATATACTCAAATATTACTAAGATATTAAGCGGGGTGTTCAATGATTCATATTACTTATTTCATCTTTATTAGCACATTCTGTGTTTGAAATATCTTCGGACCTCAAAGTatcgaaaaattataataaaacaaaataccaCTCGTAAGTGTTTTATCAATGTCGATATTAATGTTCAATAAGTTCAAACTAGCAACAAAAATTCATTAGAAATgtattttgataaatataaCTATACACGGCGATTTACATTACTTgcacatatttatattaaactttttGGTGCAATGAGTAATGTGCTATTGTTTGAAAACAATCAGTGTTGATTCTTTTATAGATTCAAAAAATCTATTCTTAACATGAAAACATTATTTCAGTAATTAGAATTTATTTCCATTACTGTAAGTCACACAAAGTACCATTAACATTGAGTTATATGTTTTCGAGCATAGGGAaaggaattgtagaattattaaaacaatGACTGGTTCCCCATTCTGGTAAAcaattatactttaaatatatttgaaaaatatactcTAATTAATATGTAAAAGTGTGCATTggatacaataattaatattaaagcaaatgtaaaaatgtattggTATGTTTAactgaaaaagaaaaacataCTTGTGTTAGGTAATATAATACTTGTACTTTCCAGTCCCATAAGCtcaatgtaaatatttgtagcatataaaaattttaatgtgtGAAGTAAATCAGCttgttatgttttattttacagaaattatattattcttatgttcacAATGctctatttaataataaatattattattcatataacacaaaaaaatgatgaaatatacaaaatgaacCAGTAATTATTAGCTTCATTTTTTTTCTgatattacatataaaatttaaggataatgttcaaataaaattttcttacaCTATCTACTTCAAATACGAGTATAATAATCTATACAGaagattgtttaaaaaatgatacaaagataaaaacagtaaatttttataaatatttattttacaagtttcgAATTAAAAATACTGTCGGTAACATTTGtagttcataatttttattgtacaaattttttaaaataattgtgtTGTTAATAGTTATGAGTCCATCTTGTACAATTACCTGatacataataaacattttctcTAGAATCATTTGCCGTTTAATTTTTACATCTCATATTTTGATACTCAGTAACAATTTGACCCAATCTTCTTTGGTTATGTCACGTTATGTGCATGTTACAAAACGTATGAGAAACGGTGTAGGTTAATAATATCGCGTGTCAAAGGATTAAATAGTATTTATTCAATAACGAgtacaaaaaaaaatagttaATATGTCAATAATAATATCTTTACAGCATAATATTAAGTTACATCCGTTATTATCTCACACTTCATACGTTTGGAAAGTAAGAAATTTAGCCTCATTTACTTTAACCTCATATAAGTTAtcaaaaatacatttatataattaatatactttattgttttctaaattaaatagaATTTACGGTTGTTATCATCGTATATGAAATATGCAGAACATAAACCATTGGAAAAAATTCGTAATATTGGTATATCAGCTCACATTGATTCTGGAAAAACCACCTTGACAGaacgtatattatattataccgGAAGAATAGAGAAAATGCATGAAGTAAGTAAAATGTGATTTTAACATATAAATTTAAGTCTGCTTTTTTGCTTcattatatgaaatttttaacagGTAAAAGGTAAAGATAATGTTGGAGCAACAATGGACAGTATGGAATTGGAGAGGCAAAGAGGCATTACAATTCAATCTGCTGCAACTTATACTCTATGGAAagattacaatattaatattattgatacCCCTGGTCATGTTGACTTCACCATAGAAGTAGAACGAGCTTTACGTGTTTTAGATGGAGCTATACTTGTATTATGCGCTGTAGGTGGTGTTCAATCACAGTCAATAACCGTAGATCGACAAATGAAGAGGTACAAAGTACCTTGCTTAGCATTTATTAATAAACTAGATCGAATGGGAGCTAATCATCTCAGAATTTTGGAACAATTGCAAGGAAAATTAAAACATAATGCTGCATTTGTTCAATTGCCTATCGGTC
Coding sequences within:
- the wit gene encoding kinase protein wishful thinking isoform X1 translates to MKAIVSITLIVLLYGINSIPINAVRICASRKKSIENLPLKQNAQSVPENISNDSNVVHTTKDDDIKFEKCTNFCHALWQEDKTTNGTEIIILSQGCWKQSGEQKCETSECIALQRSTKALNNTKFCCCHGDYCNLNINSTNILYSDNKLQSSISTENNQPTTEYLEQPDSGRWILIITSVLLCMLLVICIVALMVYRVYHTNMLARLGKPLPYSDQFMDSTALRTGTYTVDHLKLTTIVGQGRYGSVWQGSMGDQDVAVKIFPSHYRNYFQNERDTYCLPFMEHPSLLSYYGVDERVSMEGSVEYLLVLSFASGGTLTDFLRTHIIDWSTFCKMGLSMVKGLAYLHTDIHKGDKFKPCIAHRDINSRNILIKADGTCCICDLGLAVQIAGSKYYSNGEEQHAELKSINDVGTLRYMAPEILEGAVNLRDCESSLKQIDVYAMSLVLWELVSRCSDIYMPGSEVPPYRQPYEKEIGLHPTFEQMQVLVSRNKARPLLEGNLVDRPGVRLIKETMEDCWDADAEARLTALCIKERLSELQSHRVPSTTNSLYSESSHHDNVHAIQQTSHTIQDNSSNEGGFVENLVTLSPSESIVHEHSFKNSNEVAMYNHTQALQPYQGRNPCMERNLMLQSDSFEDLGCNGNVLVDKSMKHACNDQYKIVSEAQGLVSHDYLSQHTTQLTQLRPATPIPYVQNVISDDGTSSYGKRKQTNMHEICTQESPRKKLFGWSNFKKLLVNKKMYPYNKYQIDREDSKSNLLTKQNVQIKTVETNVTISPGGKYVNGIINKAPTFSSPLDKNDKNAIQIGKQNFDNESNANSRPSTLPLVNLKNEKSKNISRQESIDKFNEVFNVGSNVNILKDPHMRIKTPGDLPPSVRKVRGRGQSTARFSLYDDRMMCNILSEEDDRNDKTIWNSVPLGMDLGDSDDKHSPDKFSTKNVTCF
- the wit gene encoding kinase protein wishful thinking isoform X2; the protein is MKAIVSITLIVLLYGINSIPINAVRICASRKKSIENLPLKQNAQSVPENISNDSNVVHTTDDDIKFEKCTNFCHALWQEDKTTNGTEIIILSQGCWKQSGEQKCETSECIALQRSTKALNNTKFCCCHGDYCNLNINSTNILYSDNKLQSSISTENNQPTTEYLEQPDSGRWILIITSVLLCMLLVICIVALMVYRVYHTNMLARLGKPLPYSDQFMDSTALRTGTYTVDHLKLTTIVGQGRYGSVWQGSMGDQDVAVKIFPSHYRNYFQNERDTYCLPFMEHPSLLSYYGVDERVSMEGSVEYLLVLSFASGGTLTDFLRTHIIDWSTFCKMGLSMVKGLAYLHTDIHKGDKFKPCIAHRDINSRNILIKADGTCCICDLGLAVQIAGSKYYSNGEEQHAELKSINDVGTLRYMAPEILEGAVNLRDCESSLKQIDVYAMSLVLWELVSRCSDIYMPGSEVPPYRQPYEKEIGLHPTFEQMQVLVSRNKARPLLEGNLVDRPGVRLIKETMEDCWDADAEARLTALCIKERLSELQSHRVPSTTNSLYSESSHHDNVHAIQQTSHTIQDNSSNEGGFVENLVTLSPSESIVHEHSFKNSNEVAMYNHTQALQPYQGRNPCMERNLMLQSDSFEDLGCNGNVLVDKSMKHACNDQYKIVSEAQGLVSHDYLSQHTTQLTQLRPATPIPYVQNVISDDGTSSYGKRKQTNMHEICTQESPRKKLFGWSNFKKLLVNKKMYPYNKYQIDREDSKSNLLTKQNVQIKTVETNVTISPGGKYVNGIINKAPTFSSPLDKNDKNAIQIGKQNFDNESNANSRPSTLPLVNLKNEKSKNISRQESIDKFNEVFNVGSNVNILKDPHMRIKTPGDLPPSVRKVRGRGQSTARFSLYDDRMMCNILSEEDDRNDKTIWNSVPLGMDLGDSDDKHSPDKFSTKNVTCF